tgcaaagagtcggacacgactgagcgactgaactgaactgaaatgaactgaacagcTCACTGACATCAATGGACAGACCCAGACAAAAAATCAACAAGACAACAGTTAGAGGTCTTAAAATGATACAATTGGACCTAAGCAGTTGCTGTTAACTGATATCCTACAGAACATtgatttcaaaaacaacagaatacacACTCTTTTAAAGGGTACATGAACATctaggtttatttttctggaattgagctgcaggagttgcttatatatttttgagattagttgtttgtcagttgcttcatttgctattattttctcccattctgaaggctgtcttttcaccttgcttataaacatgtataatatcatataagaaacgaatcatcagtccaggttcgatgcaggatacaggaagcttggggctggtgcactgggatgacccagagggatggtatggggagggaggtgggaggggggttcagaatggggaacatgtatacacccgtggcagatgcatgttgatgtatggcaaaaccaaaacaatattgtaaagtaaaataaaaataataataataataaaataaaaaaataataaaactaacatAAAGGGTACATGGAAACTTCTCTAAGATCataaattatatgccaataaattgggCAGCTTAGAAGAAATGCACAAATTTCAAGAAATACTCAGTTTGTCAAGACTGAGTTAAGATACAGACAATATGAACACACTGATTATTAGTAAAACTGAGtttgtacttaaaaataataaataaaggacAACATAAACCTCCCAGCAAGCAGAAGTCTAGGACTGAACAGCTTTACAGGGAAATTCTACTAAATGTGTAAAAAAGAACTATACCTATCCTGCTCAagctattacaaaatactgaagaggaaggaataatcccaaattcattctacaaggccaccattaccctgatacctgAACCAGACAAAGTATGAGtattaccaaaaacaaaaacagaaaattataggaCAGTATCTTTGaggaatacagatgcaaaaattctatAAAGCTCCTAGGgtaaaacataggcaaaacactttctgacataaatcacagcaggatcctctatgacccacctcccagagtaatggaaatataagaaaaagtaaacaaatgggacctaattaaacttaaaagcttttgcacaatgaagaaaactataagcaatgtgaaaagacagacttcagaatgggagaaaataagaattaaactcaaaaatatacaagcagctcctgcagctcaattccagaaaaataaatggcccaatcaaaaaaatgggccaaagaactaaacagacatttctccaaagaagacatatagatggctaacaaacacatgaaaagttgctcaacatcacttattatcagagaaatgcaaatcaaaaccacaatgaggtaccatctcactccggtcagaatggctgctatcaaaaagtctacaaacactaaatcctggagagggtgtggagaaaagggaaccctcttacactgttggtgggaatgcaaactagtacagccactatggagaaaagtgtggagattcctttaaaaactggaaatagaactaccatacaacccagcaatcccactgctgggcatacatacaccgaggaaaccagaactgaaagagacacgtgtaccccaatgttcatcacagcaccatttacaataactaagacatggaagcaacctagatgtccatcggtagacgaatggataataaagctgtggtacatatacataatgtaatattcagttcagttcagttcagtcactcagtcgtgtctgattctttgtgaccccatgaattgcagcatgccaggcgtccctgtccatcaccaactcccggagttcaccctaactcatgtccatcgagtcggtgatgccatccagccatctcatcctctgtcatccccgtctcctcctgcccccaatccctcccagcatcagagtcttttccaatgagtcaactcttcgcatgagatggccaaagtattggagtttcagctttagcatcagtccttccaaagaacacccaggactgatctcctttaggatggactggttggatctccttgcaatccaaaggactctcaagagtcttttccaacaccacagttcaaaagcatcaattctttggcgctcagctttcttcacagtctaactctcacatccatacatgactactggaaaaaccatagttgactagacggacctttgttggcaaagtaatgtctctgcttttgaatatactatctaggttggtcataactttccttccaaggagtaagcatcttttaatttcatggcttcagtcatcatctgcagtgattttggagccccaaaaaataaagtctgacactgtttccactgtttccccatctatttctcatgaagtgacaggaccagatgccatgatcttagttttctgaatactactcagctattaaaaagaatgaatttgaatcagttctaatgaggtggatgaaactggaacctgttatacagagtgaagtaagtcagaacaaaaaaacaccaatacagtatattaatgcatatatatggaatttagaaagatgataacgatgaccctatatgtgagacagcaaaagagacacagatataaacagacttttggactctgtgggagaaagcaagggtgggatggtatgagagaatagcattaaaacacatatattaccatatgtgagatagatcgccagtccagctTCAATGCATGAGaaagggtgctcagggccagtgtactgggatgaccctgagtgatgggatggggagggaggtgggaagaaggttcagcatggggaatacatgtacacccatggctgattcatgtcaatgtatggcaaaaaccactacaatattgtaaagtaattagcccccaattaaaataaattaattaattttttttaattctcaaaatattagtaaaccaaatccaacaatacattaaaaggatcaatACCATGTCAAGTTGGATTCATTCCAGGGTCACACAATGGTTCAACATAAATTAATccatgtgatacaccacatcaacaaaaggacaaaaaccacatgattatctcaaaaatacaaaaacagcaCTTGACAAAAGTtaacattcatgataaaaactcacaTGAAAGTGGACATAGACAGGtcattgttactgttcagtcgccaagtcgtgtctgactctctctgaccccatgaactgcagcacagcaagtttccctgtctttcactatctccctgagtttgctcaaactcatgtccattgagtcagtgatgccacccaaccatctcatcttctgtcacccccttctcctcttgtcctcaatttttctcagcatcagggtcttttccagtgaatcagcacttcgtatcatgtggccaaaatattggagcttcagcatcagttcttccaatgaatattcagggttgataacctttaggatggattggtttgatctccttgcagtccaagggactctcaagagtcttctccagcaccacagttcaaaagtattaattcttcagtgctcagctttctctctgGTTCaaatatcacatccatacatgaccactggagaaaccatagctttgactttatggacgtttgtcagcaaagtaatgcctctgctttttaacatgccatctcagtttgtcaaagcttttatttcaaggagcaagcatcttttaatttcatggctgcagccaccatctgcaatgattttggaacgcaagaaaataaaatctgtccctgtttccactttttccccatctatttgcaatgaagtggtAGGAGAGGTCATATGCCAATATAATAAAAACCatttatgataaacccacagtTAACATAATAAGCTTGGAAaagctgaaaactttcctaatAAGTataggaacaagacaaagatgctcACTCTCACCACATTTATTTAACATAGTGTTGGAACTCCTAGCCGCAGAAATCAgctaaggaaaacaaataaacGTTCTTCAAATTGGAAACAGagaggtaaaactgtcactggATGCAGATGCCATGATACTTTATACAGAGAACCCTAAAGAACTAATCAAGGAATTCAGTAAATTTGCatgatattaaaatacaaaattctgcTGTGTttctatataataataatgaaatatcaggaagagaatgttttttttaatcccatttaAAGTTgcgtgaaaaaaaaaagcagccctaaaaatacatttaatcaaATAGATAGAAGacttatactctgaaaactgaAACATTAATGAAGGAAAttcaagatgattcaaagaaattgaATGATATCTAATGGTCTTGAATTGGAAGacataatattgttaaaatgatcataccaTTCAACCTCAGAATACAATGctcaaaacagtaaaaaatatttgcaagtcatttaTCTGACAAGGCATTGTTTTAGTATACATtgtataacagaataccataaaCTTGGTGActtataaagaacagaaatttattcctcacagttctggaagctggaattGCAAGACAGATGGATGCCTGATAGATGCAGAGAGTAGATGTCACTAGTCTTTAAGGAAACTCAAATTAAACCACAACTAGATGCTAGTTCACACCAATTAGGATGACCatggtaaaacacacacacaaacacacacttatGCACACACTGAAAATAAGTGCTGGCAAGATTGTGGAGAAATTGAAATACTGTGCATTTCttttgggaatgtaaaatggtccaGCTGCTGTCAAACATAGTATAGAAATTCTtccaaaaattaaacatagaactaccatatgagccagAAATTTTACTTCTAGATATGTATCCAAAAGAAGTGAAGGCAGAGACTCAAGCAGAAATTTGTACACCTTCTATTTTTCCTGTGTACATTCTAAAGTCTCTCCTAATTGATCAGACAGTTACTCTGGAATCTGGAGGAAATTCAAGTAACTCTGGGGGAATAGAATTAATTAAACTCTTGTGGCAGATTTCCCAATGGCTAAGACCTGAGGGAGTCCCCAGAGCAGTTACATAATGGCAGACACTGATTTCATCAGGCATTTCCCCTGACGGATGCATTGTCTTGTACTTATTTCTCATGTCCTGGCAGATCACAGCCCACTGCAATGTTGGGCTGTGTTTTCCTTTGGTTGAGCTGTGTTTTCCATTGGTTGAGCTGTGTTTTCCTCCATGAATATCAAGCCAATCACATGGATGAATCTAAACACAAAGAATAGATCTGATTCCCATGGGGTAAGCCAATTTTCCAAGGTCAATGATGACTGAGTGTAAGAAGGTTTATCAATTGCCTGGTGTGTTGGGACTAATAATCTGGTGTTTGCCCAGTATGATGTAAAGTCAATGTCCAGGTCATTTCTTCAGTGTGCATTAACTATACCTCCCTTCAGCAGTTAATAAATGTTTCATCTTCACTGGCCCTGAAATCTACAATTGGGGAATCCTGGACACATAATCTGAGTAGAGCCAGTAGTAAAGAGTAAAGAGCTAAATTGAGGCTAGTGGCCTTACATGTACCAGGGCCTGGGCTGAAGACAAGCCTTGGGGGCAACAGAGAAAAGACCACTGGGCCATGTCCTTTTACTCTTGCTCCATCTCCCTCCTTCAGCACCACCCCAGTGTGTTGCATTCCTGATGTGGTTCTCAGTTAAGGTGAGACAGGGGAGCAGGATTGTCTATGTTTGGTCCTGGGTGCACTGGGGGCTGAAGAGGTTGAACAGCCTGAACAGAAGGGACAAAGGAGGGAAGAGCATGGCTATGGTAGTCACCCACAGGTAAGAGACCGCACATGGACTCTGGGAGTACTTGCTCCAAATCAAGGCTCTGTGCTTGTTTATCATGGTCTTAGGCATGTGAGGTAATGTCTATGCTGGAATCCCCTATCTGCACACTGGGAGAGCAGTTACTAAGTGCAAAGTTGTTAAAACTGTGGCCTGCTCATAGTTAAGACTTAAGTCACGTTTACTATTACTGTTTCAGCTCTTATTATCTGTCCTGTGTGTTGGCCTTTGTTCCTGTCCaggaatttatttgaaaatttaaaattaattatttcagtggaaaagaatccacccgccattgcaggagacacaagagatgtaggttcaatccctggatcaggaagatcccttgggataggaaattgcaacccactcgagtactctttcctggaaaattccacggacagagaaccctggtggcctactgtccatggaatcacaaagaatcggtcaggactgagcacatacacatatttattctttttaagttttgGTGAAAAACAGTATAATTCTGGGATCATCTTGTTCATGAAGGGAGTCAGGCTAGATGAAACCTGAACCATCCAAGTCAAATGAAAATCAGCCTCCAAGGAAGATTAGATAGCAGACCCTCCTCATGCATTCCAGCATCCACCAATCATGCTTCATTTAATGCCAATTTCTGCTTATGTTCTGAGAAAATAAGAGTAAATTTCCTCGTAGGTGGCCCTCCACATTCAACCAGCTCAAAAAGGAAGTAACAAAGTATTACTTACATAAGACAATTCTGTTGGGATTCCCAGGAGAAATTGATCCTACTGGGTTTCCTTGTATGCTTCTTtgtctcccccttccctcttccttgcTTATCTCCTTTCCACATATTAAGTAGTCTTGTATACCAGGCACTATGTTTTAGCAGTGAAGGTTAAGAAAATTAATGAGGAAGTCAAATTTCTCACAAGCTGGGGACAAGCAGCAGACATATGAACAAATAACCAAAATGCCTATTATTCAAATGTAAAAAGTTTTTATGAGAACCCTGATAGTAAATGTGTTGATGAATAGTGCCAAGTCATTTAAAACTGCCTCTCTAcctaagatggagaaggaaatggcaacccactccagtattcttgcctagagaatcccgtggacagaggagcctggtgggctgctgtccataggatcacacagagtcggacacaactggagtgacttagcatgcatgcatgcattggagaaggaaatggcaacctgctccagtattcttgcctggagaatcccagggacagagaagcctggtgggctgccgtctatggggtcgcacagagtcggacacgactgaagcgacttagcagcagcagcagctctacttAAGAATTGCAATACTAGTTGGTGTTTAAGATTCAAaggcatgtttttattttaaaaacctccTCTGTAGAGGACTCAAAAGCTTTTTCTCACATCAGCATATAACGTACTTTGAAAATGGAATTGATCTTAGAGGGAATTACCTCATCAACTCCCGCTCAAGAGACAGAAATATCTCATCCAAGCCCTGAAGGCTAGAGAGACATAACAAGAATGAAATGTCTCTGAAGAGAAGCATTGTACAAAGAACTGACTGTTGGCACCCAAGAATAGCCTATGAGGTcagggaagggaaggacagagatggaaaaaaaaatacaagagacaAGCCCTTCACATGTTTCATCATCCCAGGTTTGGGAAGAAGTCCAAAAGTTTCCATTTAATCTCATATTATCTATGGAAAGCTCCAAATTTACAATCAGGGTTATGAGAGCATAAATTCACTCATCCAAATGGTTCTGAATACATACAGGAGGACTTCCATGTGGTCAAAATTTACCCAATTTTATGAACTGAATTTTTTTACCTAGTCATCTAGATATCTTGAAATTTATAAATCTTGAGTTGCAAACTCATGTATCTTtatcaaacatatttttaaaaagagtgatgTGTCTAGAGCTGAGATAAGAAGAAGCGGTGGAAGCTGAACCAAATGAGAAAGTGTAGGGCCATTTAAAGGTGGTCAAATTACATCTTAAGATGCACTGGTCAAACAATTCATCAGTATATCAGTGTGATATGCTTTTGAGCCACCTGTGTGCTCAATTCAAAACAGTGCCTGTAATTAGAAAATTTGTTTGGTTTTCCTTTATTAAATATGATTAAGAATATCTaacaaggtggctcagatggtaaagaatctgcttgcaatgcaggaaacctgggtttgacccctgcatcgggaagatcccctagagaagagaatggcaacccactccagtatttttgcctgaagaattccatggacagaggagtctggctggctacagttcatggggtcatgaagaaaggaacatgactgagcgatttacACTTTCACTCTGCTTGAAGCAATTACCCTGTGAAGGCTATTTACCCTTACTTTGAAGAAGATATTTCTGAAACTATGTGAGTGCAGATGGGCTTAAAACACTTCCTATTTTTCCACAGAGAAACATTTTCACATCTCATTATAAGTAAATTGACAAATGCATTCTCATATGTGTAAAGCATGAGGTTACTATGACCTttcaaatttgaataaaattgaCTCAAATGTATATGCAAAAGGAGCCCCTAGCAAATCCTAGCATCTCTCAAACATCTATAGACTCCTGTGATTGAAGGTTTAGGAAGCAGCTGAGTATCtccaatttttctgtttttcttctgtttttcattcattACCTGATTTATGTTGCCAATCCACTCATGCATTTCCTTCTTGTTTCACAACAGCCCTTGCTAGATACTACTCCTGCCCTGctctttcacttcacatataCCTCCAACAAAAAGCTACTTGCATAGCAGACTGCCCTAAGTTTAAGGacaataaaagatgcttacataCCAGAAGCACACCCACATACAATATTAACATGAATCATatgctttcttattattttaaaaatatttggctgTCCTAACCCTGGGAATTTCTCACCAATCAGTATCCTCTAAAGAATACAGTCAGTTCTTTTTGACCCGCCTCCTCTGATCTGTTCATGTTGATATCAACCACAAATTCATGTTAATGGTGCAGCCAAAGTTTTTAGATGTTCCATCCTTCAGCCGCAGGAGCTCACAACCAAGGGTATTTTCCTGAAAAGAGAGCTTCTTTTCTAATAAGATACCTTTATCCCAGctgtcaaatattttttatcttttttttttccttggcacTGAAGGATCTTCAAAGAGAGTGTTTTCAGTAAAgtcataagaaaaacaaaaggcaggCAGGGCTTCATCAGAattgcacttttaaaattttgtttcctcCATATCCTCTAGTTCTAGTCTGGAGATTGGAACATggatggaaaaaatgaaacattgaCTGATTTCTTTCTCCTGGGACTTTTCCCAGAGCTACAGTACATCAGCATCCTCATCACCTCCATTCTTCTGGTCTACATCATTGCCTTCACTGGCAATGCCATCCTAATCCTCttgatttgggtggactcccacctccacacccccatgtataTACTGCTCAGCCATCTCTCTCTCATTGACTTGGCCTTAATTTCTACCACAGTTCCAAAAATGGCCATCAACTTTTTCTCTGGGAAGAAAAACATCTCAAAAGTTGCCTGTGGAacccagattttctttttctttgccctCGGGGGTGGTGagtgtctccttttgaccctTATGTcttatgaccgctatgtggccatttGCAACCCCCTGAGATACACAGTCATCATGAAcccaagagtctgcctgcagatGGCTCTAGTGTCCTGGGGCGGAGGTGCACTGAACTCCCTCTTCAATACCATCTACACCATGCATTTCCCCTTCTGTGGCTCCAGGGAGATCCACCACTTCTTCTGTGAGATGCCTGCTGTCCTAAAGCTCTCTTGTGAAGACACTTCCCTCTATGAGATGGTGGTGTCTGTCATCTGCATTGTATTTGTTCTTCTTCCATTAGGGCTCATCATGGCTTCCTACATGCTCATCTTCCTCACAGTCCTCCACATGAACTCaccagagggcaggaggaaagcccTGGCTGTATGCTCCTCTCATTTGGCTGTAGTGAGCCTCTACTACGGGCCAGCCATGATCATCTACATGACTCCCCACTCCTTTCACACTTTGGAACAGGATGAAATACTCTCCATGATCAATACCATCTTCACCCCCATGCTCAACCCTCTCATTTACAGTCTGAGGAACAAGGAGGTGCTGGGTGCTCTGAGAAAAGCAATGAACAgaagattcattttgagttaaatcTATCTTCATTCTGTAAATAGTCTGCCACATCTATAGAAACTCTGGAACCACAAAATAGATGACAAGCCACATCTCTATACTTACAGTATCTAAGAGGTAAATATTTATCCCTTAAAGTATTTCCTATACTTTGGCTCAAAACTTAGCAGTTTTGAGCCAAAACTGAGACTATGGATACCTGAGCATGACCCTGGTGTCAATATTTGCCAGCTGTATGAAAAGCTATATAAGGAAATTCTCTTATTTGTACCAATTAAGGAATTCAACTTAGCCTTGATGGTAATTTCCAGATCTAAAATGTTTCCGATTCTATTCTAAGATTCTGTGACACTGTTGGAGGATGCATCCATTTCAATATCTTGTTCATACTCTTTTTACAGTAAATTTTGAAGTTCATACTCCAAAAATGGGCATAAGGATGCGTGTTTAGTAGTAAATATTGAAATTTTACAATATCAAGTCACTCTGGGCTTTTTAGTGATCCAGTCCAATTTTGGGTGGATGTGTGAATTCCTGCAAAATGGTCTGTGGCCAGTTCAttcatgaaaagattctcaaaagTAAAACAAGGAATGGCAGATTTTTGAGCCAACCCATGCTAGGAACTAGTCATGAGAATGTGCTTCTCATATTGCCAGATTTCCTGGGAGATTGTAGCCCAGCCTTTTGTTTATATagaacagaaaactaataaaagaATTTGTCCAAGTTTGAAGAACAATACTTTTTGAGAAAGCAGACATGGAAAGGGACGCAAAGAGCAGGTAGTGGGCTGCTGCCACACTTGCTGTTCATAGCAGTGAGCTATTGGTACTTCTAAGTCAGGGTTATTGCCTACTAAAAGAATAATCTCCAATGGGTTCTGAGATAGAGACACTCCATGAGTGCAATTAGTCAAACAAGTACGTTCAAATGAAATATAAGTTAAAAGAATTATTAGACTCATTTTATGGAGAACAAAACAAAGGTATTTAATGGACTACATTTCTTGGGTTTCTTCTGATGGTCAAACATCATAGTTTAATGAAAGATAGTCCACAAGGATAATGTATTTAGgttccttcctcttcattttatCTTCTTGTTTGGTCAGTGTTCTCCACAAATCTAGTGGTTAACAAGTATTACCATAtgaagttagaaatagattttatttctcaAACTAAATATGATGAGGTAAAACCATATCACTTACAGTGAACCTCAGAGctgagttttatgttttattttaatgaatgggagaggtagaaaaggaaagaatgagaagTTGGAGGATTgccctcatttttaattttgttgttcagtagctaagtcgtgtccagctctttgcaacctatgaactgcagcaggccaggcttcctgtcctttactatctcacggagtttgctcaaactcatgtccgttgagtcagtgatcccgtccaaccatctcaccctctgtcatccccttctcctcttgccctcaatctatcccagcagggtcttttctaatgagttagctcttcccatcacatggccaaagtattggagctttggcttcaacatcaattcttccattgaatattgagggttgatatcttttaggattgactggtttgatctccttgctgtccaagggattctcaggagtcacctccagcaccacagtttgaaagcatcaattctttggatctcagacttctttatggtctaactcacatccatacatgagttctggaaaaaccatagcttacatgaatcaagaaattccagatgttcaagctggatttagaaaaggcagaggaaccagagaccaaattaccaacatccgttggatcatagaaaaagcaagagaattccagaaaaacatctacttcttattcattggctatgctaaagcctttgactgtgtggataacaactaactgtggaaaattattaaacagataagaatatcagaccaccttacttgcctcctgagaaatctgtatgcgggtcaagaagcaacagttagaaccagacatgggacagtagactggttccaaattgggaaaggagtatgtcaaggttgtatattgtcaccctgcttatttaacttatatccagagtacatcatgcacagactgaatgaagcacaagctggaatccaaatttcagggagaaatatcaataacctcaggtacgcagatgacaacacccttatggcagaaagtaaagatgaactaaagagcctcttgaagaaagtgaacaaggagagtgaaaaagttggcttaaaactcaatgttcaaaaagaaaagatcatggcatccattcccatcacttaatggcaaatagatggggaaacaatgaaaactgacagattttctcttcttgggctccaaactcactatagatgttgactgtagccataaaatcaaaagatgcttgctcattggaagtaaagctatgacatacctcagatcagatcagatcagtagctcagtcatgtcgctctttgtgaccccatgaatcccaacatgccaggcctccctgtccgtcaccaactcctggagttcactcagactcacatacatcgagtcagtgatgccatccagccatctcatcctctgtcgtccccttctcctcctgcccccaattcctcccagcatcacagtcttttccaatgagtcaactcttcgcatgaggtggccaaagtactggagtttcagctttagcatcattccttccaaagaaatcccagggctgatctccttcagaatggactggttggatctccttgcagtccaagggactctcaagagtcttctccaacaccacagttcaaaagcatcaattcttcggcgctcagccttcttcacagtccaactctcacatccatacatgaccacaggaaaaaccatagccttgactagacgggcctttgttggcaaagtaatgtctctgcttttgaatatgctatctaggttggtcataactttccttccaaggagtaagtgtcttttaatttcatggctgcaatcaccatctgcagtgattttggagcccagaaaaataaagtctgacactgtttccactgtttccccatctatttcccatgaagtggtgggaccggatgccatgatctt
The nucleotide sequence above comes from Bos indicus isolate NIAB-ARS_2022 breed Sahiwal x Tharparkar chromosome 7, NIAB-ARS_B.indTharparkar_mat_pri_1.0, whole genome shotgun sequence. Encoded proteins:
- the LOC109561052 gene encoding olfactory receptor 2M2-like, with amino-acid sequence MDGKNETLTDFFLLGLFPELQYISILITSILLVYIIAFTGNAILILLIWVDSHLHTPMYILLSHLSLIDLALISTTVPKMAINFFSGKKNISKVACGTQIFFFFALGGGECLLLTLMSYDRYVAICNPLRYTVIMNPRVCLQMALVSWGGGALNSLFNTIYTMHFPFCGSREIHHFFCEMPAVLKLSCEDTSLYEMVVSVICIVFVLLPLGLIMASYMLIFLTVLHMNSPEGRRKALAVCSSHLAVVSLYYGPAMIIYMTPHSFHTLEQDEILSMINTIFTPMLNPLIYSLRNKEVLGALRKAMNRRFILS